Genomic segment of Dermacentor albipictus isolate Rhodes 1998 colony chromosome 5, USDA_Dalb.pri_finalv2, whole genome shotgun sequence:
TAGGCCTCGCGCAGCGTCGAGTTGCCGATCCACGCCGGGTAGAATACCTGTGTGCCAACGGGAACGCTCTTGCACTTTGTCAGATATCACATCAGAGTTATTCACCGAAGGCCCGTTGCATACATTCGTACAATCGGCGTCAGAAGCTTGAGaaaaggcctttttttttttcacggaatgTGCATTCCGCAAACTTTTGACACCGGCTGTATGTGTGCGTCTGTCTTCTGTCCGCACTATGTCAATCCAACGAGCCCCTACTTCTCAGTTTGACTGACTTCGACCTCTCTGTTTCGATTATTCTGTTTCTATCTTTGTATCATTGTGCCAGTTTAATTTTTCGAAGTGCAGCATATATGCTTTAACGATATATCGTGCTGTTTCTATGTTTCCAGAAGTATCCAGTGTGTTCTGTTCAATCGTCATTTCAACTGCGTTATTTACTGATGAAAGCAACCATATATTTTAATCTAGTAAGAACGTTCAGTTGCTTAATAGATGATGATCTACGAGATTTCTGTACGCTGTATCCGAAAATAACTATACCCTTATCCCATCTTGGTTTCAGATGTCATGGTGCCTGCAGTTACCAAGTGCCAAATATTTTCAGTGGAACTGGGCTGTTCGGACCGTTTTAACTCCAATGTGGTCGTATTCGATGACCAcgcgatgtttcttttttttcagttgtcACATTACTGTTGTAAGGAATAAACTAACCTGTTTGATCTGTATAGCTCCGTCTTATATCCTCCATGCGTACCTCGCACTAATATGGTATCGCGGCCAAATTTTGGGGTGCGTGGCATCGCAGCGGTTTTAGCCAATTATAATGGTTAGTGCGTAATTGCAAACTAGCGCATTGCCGTGACGtgggcggacggacggatgaatgaatgaatgaatgaatgaatgaatacaaTTTCATACTTCTCTAATAGCGGCACCTTTCCACGGTGAAATCAACCGAATCCCATAACTTTTCTCGTCTCCAGCGGACACCATGTTTGAACTGCGGCATCACTGACGACATTTTTGTAACTTCCTAACGCTTGCTGGTCGTATTGCAAGTGACACCTATTGCGGTAATTTTACGTCGACGTCGCCACCTGTCTAATTGATTTTTGTAGCTTAGCGTTGTGCATTTGATTTCGGTGGAAATAGCTTTGTTTTATAGGAAAAGTCTACCAATTTAATAGTGTCCAAACATGGTGCGCTGGTTCAGCGCGAAACGACCGGTATAATTACTGTCGTAGAGATAGTCTTTCTATACacgcttggagagagagagagctgtttTGCACCTGCACGTCCAGTGCAGCGAGCAAGGTGCGCGCGTTGCGGCGGTCCGCTTCCGCGAGCCACGTGAAGGCGCCCAGCGACTCGTTCACGGCCGCTGCCAGGTCCCGAGCGAACCGCAGCCCGGCCAGCCGGTCCAGCTGTGCGGCTCGGGCCAGTGCGTACGCCATCAGCTCGGGCGCGGCGCGCTCGGCGAGTCGGATGCAGCGTCGCCAGCGCGGCCAGCCGTAGCGGCGGCGTCCCGTGATCTGCAGCATCCGCGCCGCCGCCAGCGGCCGCGCCTCCTCGGTGAGCAGCGGCGAGACGTGGACGAGCGCCCGGTATCCCAGGTAGTTGAGCAGGTCCCGGTTTCGCGTCGCGTGCAGCAGCGCCTTGAGGGCGCGCACGAAGCGCTCGCAGCGCACCAGCAACGGCGTGCGCTCCTGCAGCCTCACCAGGTCGCCCAGCGCGAGCGCCAAGAAAGGCGCGAACGACGCGTGGCTCCGCAGCGTGCTCAGGCGCGCCGCGCGCCGTCCCGTCACGATCTGCGAGAGCCGCGACGAGAAGTCGCTGACGCGCTCGGCGAGCTCCACGTAGCGGCCCGGCGTGTAGTGCTTGAAAGCGGCGTCCAGCGCGTGCGCGGCGTCCTGCAGCATGTCCGGCTCGTCCAGCGTCACGAGCGGCTGCGACGCGTTTCGCGGGTGCGGCGCCACGGCGACGCCCAGCAGCGGCGTCAGGGACAGGTGGCGGAAGAGCAGAGCGGCGGCCTTCCACACGTCGCCGCGACTCTGGGCATCGGCGCGAAAGGGCCAGCCGTACAGACCCATGTCGCGCAACAGAGCTCGCAGCTGGAGCCGCGATGCCTGCGGCAGCGGACTGCGCAGGCACTCCTCGAGCAGTCCTTCGACGCGCCACACCTCCGGCTTGAGCTTGCTCGAAAGCGAAAGGTATAACTCGCGCTCCAATTGTTCGGCCAGCAGGGCCTCGGCCGGCGCCGGCGCCTGCCATCTGGAGCAGGTAAACGCCTCGAAGTCCGTGCACGGGTCGATGGTCCAGTTGAGCGCCGAGAGCACCGCGTCGCTGCGCTCTTGACAGAAGCGCGTCAGACAGCGGCGCCGCTTGCTCGCCAGCTCCGACGCCGTGTCGTCTTCGGGCCGCAGCTTGAGCGCGCGCCGACGTCCCAGCGGCGTGCCGAAGTACATCTCGCGCTTCGTTGTCGACGTGGTGGTCTCTGGCTGCGGTGGCGGCGCCGGCTGCTCGCCCGCTGGAACCGGTGGTGCGACTAGCAGCGGTGGCGGCATTTCCGCCGGCGTCTCCGCTTGCGGCCTCTGCACTGCTACGGCGAATCTGTTGAGTCCCGTCGTGCGCTGCCGGGTGAATTCTCCGTGGCTGTACCACACGTAGTAGGCGCTGATGGCGCCGCTGCAGAGCAGCACGAAAGCGGCGACGGTGAAGGCGAACAGCGTGCCCGAGCGGCTTTGTGATGGAGGCTGTATCGTCTGAGCCGTCGACGGCGGAGGCGGTGCTTGTCGCGGTGCCTGAACCTGCTGCACCTGCTGTTGAGGTGCCGAGGGCTGCAGGCGCGGTTGAGGACGGGAATAGGGtgcccgcggcggcggcggcggtctgCTGGGGCTGGGTTCGGACTGGCGCCGTCGCGATGTGACCGACAGCCTGGGCCCGGCGCTGCTGCGCACCAGGGAACTGTCGCTGAAGACGCCGCCACTTGCCACGGCCGCCGGCGGATTGGCTGACTCATGCGGCCGTCGGTTGAACTGCCGCGGTGCTTCGCGCGGTTTTTGGCACCGGGTTGCGCTCGGCACGCAGCACTGGCGCTGGCATAGCGGCTGCTTGACAGTAGGTGGACTCGAGCCCGACGAAGCTCCGGGCAGCGGCAAAGAGCGGTGTGCGCGACCCTTGGGAGACCTCGGCGATGGAGGGGTCTGCTGGCTTCTGCCCAGAGAAGTTGATGGTACCGCGAAGCTTGAGCGAGGACTGCGGCCGGAGGCATGCTTGGCTTCTGCCGATGGCATCTGCCCGCTTTGCGGCGTCAGCCAGCTTCATCCTCGTCCGCGGCGAGTGTGGCCATGTGCTCTTCCCGCCTGCGGCACAGCCCTCAAGCTGGCAGTCGTCGCATGCTCGGGCACTCGCAGTCTCCTTGTGGTCTTGGGCCGGGCGCACCACGTCGTCCGCCTTTACGCTcagcgtcaaagggacgcggcaGTGATGATGATAACAGTCATCATagctgtggcacatacccacggcGAAGGATGGGTCAATAATCGGGTAATGTGTACAAAAACATTCTTGAGTGTCGTAGTAACGATGGTGCTGAGAAACATCCTTGTCTTTATATATATGCAAGAAAGAGGATGAAATAGcgatgccagttttttttttttgctcatgcaTTAAAGTATATACACTTATAGGCTGTAAAAAACCCATTAAATGGCTAATCGACTGCATTCGAGAAAGAGACATATCATTTTTTAACCCTGCAGCTGCCGGAAAAGGTACACCTCTCGTCAC
This window contains:
- the LOC139060155 gene encoding neprilysin-1-like yields the protein MPSAEAKHASGRSPRSSFAVPSTSLGRSQQTPPSPRSPKGRAHRSLPLPGASSGSSPPTVKQPLCQRQCCVPSATRCQKPREAPRQFNRRPHESANPPAAVASGGVFSDSSLVRSSAGPRLSVTSRRRQSEPSPSRPPPPPRAPYSRPQPRLQPSAPQQQVQQVQAPRQAPPPPSTAQTIQPPSQSRSGTLFAFTVAAFVLLCSGAISAYYVWYSHGEFTRQRTTGLNRFAVAVQRPQAETPAEMPPPLLVAPPVPAGEQPAPPPQPETTTSTTKREMYFGTPLGRRRALKLRPEDDTASELASKRRRCLTRFCQERSDAVLSALNWTIDPCTDFEAFTCSRWQAPAPAEALLAEQLERELYLSLSSKLKPEVWRVEGLLEECLRSPLPQASRLQLRALLRDMGLYGWPFRADAQSRGDVWKAAALLFRHLSLTPLLGVAVAPHPRNASQPLVTLDEPDMLQDAAHALDAAFKHYTPGRYVELAERVSDFSSRLSQIVTGRRAARLSTLRSHASFAPFLALALGDLVRLQERTPLLVRCERFVRALKALLHATRNRDLLNYLGYRALVHVSPLLTEEARPLAAARMLQITGRRRYGWPRWRRCIRLAERAAPELMAYALARAAQLDRLAGLRFARDLAAAVNESLGAFTWLAEADRRNARTLLAALDVQVFYPAWIGNSTLREAYDSLFPEVTRGNVLQTYRDFTRKLTERRLAAQLGTGGVADGSSGRSGATSVLDAPLGAPWPWSALDVRAGLDADALRVYVPPALVNGSTRGGDAWLAAQLPAQGPRLTQALLEALHERAHPAARYHWSLNTSVQAAQLERCLQPAGGLVVRLSLEPAQALFARYVSTVRAQGIQDAAFLAPGNVTSERLFYVLFALGGCGDNDGAAKGRVNAALRETPQFAAAWDCRVRSPMAPRQQCLPPRETAPSA